A window of Streptomyces armeniacus contains these coding sequences:
- a CDS encoding MBL fold metallo-hydrolase — protein sequence MPLDVPRLRIGSTEIIALADGEGPFFSPRAEAFPGATAAQWAEADRFDPGAVDAEGRWRLQFRAYAIRGDKGLTVVDAGIGPADSPAGSWAPVPGALPESLAAAGIDRAEVDTVVLTHLHTDHVGWAVVTEAAVPSGGGAAEGAPSPGSATGGTAGGRRPYFPNAEYLLQRAEFEAVDALNPQLRETLTDPLAAAGRLRLLDGDTRLRAGRTVATPGHTPGHQSVLVADGRELALVTGDLLVHALQLLHHEIAYAHENDPEAARRSRERMLGRDAATTLHLATPHLTEPFIPA from the coding sequence ATGCCCCTCGACGTTCCCCGCCTCCGGATCGGCTCGACCGAGATCATCGCGCTCGCCGACGGCGAGGGCCCGTTCTTCTCCCCGCGCGCCGAGGCCTTCCCCGGGGCCACGGCCGCCCAGTGGGCCGAGGCCGACCGCTTCGACCCGGGCGCGGTCGACGCCGAGGGCCGCTGGCGGCTGCAGTTTCGCGCGTACGCGATCCGCGGCGACAAGGGGCTCACCGTCGTGGACGCCGGGATCGGTCCGGCGGACAGCCCGGCCGGCTCGTGGGCGCCCGTGCCCGGCGCGCTCCCCGAGTCGCTCGCCGCCGCGGGCATCGACCGGGCCGAGGTCGACACCGTGGTGCTCACGCATCTGCACACCGACCACGTCGGGTGGGCGGTCGTCACCGAGGCCGCCGTCCCGTCAGGGGGCGGCGCGGCGGAAGGCGCCCCGTCGCCCGGCAGCGCGACCGGCGGAACGGCGGGCGGCCGGCGGCCTTATTTCCCCAACGCCGAATACCTCCTCCAGCGGGCCGAGTTCGAGGCCGTCGACGCGCTCAACCCGCAGCTCCGCGAGACCCTCACCGACCCGCTCGCGGCGGCCGGCCGGCTCCGGCTCCTCGACGGAGACACGCGGCTTCGCGCCGGGCGTACGGTCGCCACACCCGGTCACACGCCCGGCCACCAGAGCGTGCTGGTCGCCGACGGGCGCGAGCTGGCGCTCGTCACCGGCGACCTCCTGGTGCACGCGCTCCAGCTGCTCCACCACGAGATCGCCTACGCGCACGAGAACGATCCCGAGGCGGCCCGGCGTTCCAGGGAGCGCATGCTCGGCCGCGACGCCGCCACCACGCTGCACCTGGCGACGCCGCATCTGACGGAGCCGTTCATCCCGGCGTGA